The proteins below are encoded in one region of Ricinus communis isolate WT05 ecotype wild-type chromosome 6, ASM1957865v1, whole genome shotgun sequence:
- the LOC125370450 gene encoding COBRA-like protein 6, producing the protein MGMILINLIFFILITSISPFYGFDPLDPHANITIKWDLLQSNSDTNDVRVSLFNFQLYRHIEPPGWKLSWAWTGSEVIWGMWGAEATEQGNCSAFRGKQPPHCCEKEPVIVDLLPGAPYNMQSQNCCKGGLLSSMKQDLSKHIATFQMNVGGAADYSEFAMPDNFTLGIPGYTCGKAVEVQPSRYRTGSGRRWTQALRTWTVICIYSQFISSGVPKCCVSLSAFYNDTIVSCPRCSCGCRGQPGTTCVEFGETPPLLQQKHNPNEEPPPVVRCSQHMCPIRVHWHVKQSYKQYWRVKMTVTNLNIMRNYSQWNLVVLHPNLESLTQVFSFNYAPLSQYGHINDSGMFWGIRYYNDMLLQAGKSGNVQTEMLLYKDPGAFTFKEGWAFPRRISFNGDECVMPQPDDYPRLPNNGHNIFINPFIALFSLLFFTFML; encoded by the exons ATGGGTATGATcttgattaatttaatcttcTTCATTCTCATCACCTCTATCTCACCTTTCT ATGGATTTGATCCATTGGATCCTCACGCAAATATAACCATCAAATGGGATCTTTTGCAGTCAAATTCTGATACAAATGAT GTGAGAGTGTCACTATTTAACTTCCAACTATATCGTCACATTGAGCCTCCTGGCTGGAAATTGAGTTGGGCATGGACAGGCAGTGAAGTTATATGGGGAATGTGGGGAGCTGAAGCGACTGAGCAAGGAAACTGCTCTGCTTTCAGAGGGAAACAACCTCCTCATTGTTGCGAAAAAGAGCCCGTGATTGTTGACCTTTTGCCTGGAGCCCCTTACAATATGCAGTCTCAGAATTGCTGCAAGGGAGGTTTACTGTCTTCCATGAAACAAGATCTTTCAAAACATATCGCTACATTTCAGATGAATGTTGGTGGTGCTGCTGATTATTCAGAATTCGCAATGCCAGATAATTTCACTCTTGGGATTCCCGGATATACTTGTGGAAAGGCAGTTGAGGTGCAACCGAGCAGGTATAGGACTGGCAGTGGCCGCCGATGGACACAAGCTCTTA GGACATGGACAGTGATCTGCATTTATTCCCAGTTTATATCATCAGGAGTACCTAAGTGTTGTGTGTCCTTATCCGCATTCTATAATGATACCATTGTTTCCTGCCCGCGATGCAGCTGTGGCTGTCGGGGACAACCTGGAACAACATGTGTTGA GTTTGGAGAGACACCACCCTTGCTGCAACAAAAACATAATCCAAATGAAGAACCACCCCCAGTAGTAAGGTGTTCACAGCACATGTGCCCGATACGGGTGCATTGGCATGTGAAACAAAGCTACAAGCAGTATTGGCGGGTTAAGATGACAGTAACTAATCTGAATATTATGAGAAATTATTCTCAGTGGAACTTGGTGGTATTGCATCCTAACCTGGAAAGCTTGACCCAGGTTTTCAGCTTCAACTATGCCCCACTCAGTCAGTACGGACATATCA ATGATTCAGGAATGTTTTGGGGGATTCGGTACTACAATGACATGTTACTCCAAGCGGGTAAGAGTGGAAATGTACAAACTGAAATGTTATTATACAAAGATCCAGGGGCTTTCACTTTCAAGGAAGGATGGGCATTCCCAAGAAGAATTTCATTTAATGGTGATGAATGTGTCATGCCCCAACCAGATGATTACCCAAGACTACCCAATAATGGTCACAACATTTTCATTAATCCTTTTATAGCCCTTTTCTCATTGTTGTTCTTTACATTTatgttataa